A single Candidatus Dadabacteria bacterium DNA region contains:
- the rpsC gene encoding 30S ribosomal protein S3, producing MGQKINPIGLRIGITKSWDSKWFAEKQMYRTLLKEDIDIRNYVKKTFYQAAISNIEIERAAADKVRILVYAARPGIIIGRKGQEIEQLKKKLQQMTGKGIFLDIREVKRPETDAQLVAENLALQLERRVAYRRAMKRVLSSSIRAGVLGIKVMVAGRLGGAEIARREWYREGRVPLGTLRADLDYGVAEASTTYGVIGVKVWIFKGEIIQKKTKERAGEIPESVDTDASA from the coding sequence TTGGGACAGAAAATTAATCCTATAGGACTTCGTATTGGAATAACCAAGTCATGGGATTCCAAGTGGTTTGCCGAGAAACAGATGTACAGGACTCTGCTCAAAGAGGATATAGACATCCGTAACTATGTGAAGAAGACCTTTTATCAGGCGGCCATATCGAACATTGAGATTGAAAGGGCCGCGGCGGACAAGGTCAGGATTCTAGTGTATGCGGCAAGGCCCGGGATCATCATAGGAAGAAAGGGTCAGGAGATAGAGCAACTCAAGAAAAAGCTCCAGCAGATGACCGGAAAAGGCATATTTCTTGACATAAGGGAAGTAAAGAGACCCGAAACCGATGCCCAGCTTGTTGCTGAGAACCTTGCCCTTCAGCTTGAAAGAAGGGTTGCATACAGAAGGGCCATGAAAAGGGTGCTTTCATCCTCTATCCGAGCCGGGGTTCTAGGAATAAAAGTCATGGTTGCCGGGCGTCTCGGCGGAGCCGAAATAGCGAGAAGGGAATGGTACAGGGAGGGAAGAGTGCCCCTCGGTACGCTCCGTGCGGATCTTGACTACGGGGTTGCCGAAGCGTCAACCACCTACGGAGTGATAGGCGTAAAGGTCTGGATATTCAAAGGCGAGATAATACAGAAAAAGACTAAAGAGAGAGCAGGTGAAATTCCTGAGAGTGTAGATACCGATGCTTCAGCCTAA
- the rplP gene encoding 50S ribosomal protein L16: MLQPKKTKYRKQFKGRNRGAATRGTTFAFGDLALQTLENGTITSRQIEAARIAITRHVKRGANLWIRIFPYKPVTKKPAETRMGKGKGDVDKYVAPVKRGQFLYEISGVSEELARSALRLASYKLPLRTRIVSRSEEEFI; this comes from the coding sequence ATGCTTCAGCCTAAGAAGACAAAGTACAGAAAACAGTTCAAGGGAAGAAACCGAGGAGCGGCGACCCGGGGAACGACGTTCGCCTTCGGCGACCTTGCGCTTCAGACGTTGGAAAACGGGACGATTACCTCAAGGCAGATAGAAGCCGCCCGTATTGCGATCACAAGACACGTGAAAAGGGGAGCAAATCTCTGGATAAGGATATTCCCCTATAAACCTGTTACCAAGAAGCCTGCAGAGACCAGAATGGGAAAGGGAAAGGGGGATGTGGACAAGTACGTGGCGCCAGTAAAAAGAGGACAGTTTCTTTACGAAATATCGGGAGTAAGCGAAGAACTTGCACGCTCAGCCTTAAGGCTTGCTTCCTATAAGCTTCCTCTTAGAACCAGGATAGTGTCCAGAAGCGAGGAGGAATTTATCTGA
- a CDS encoding 50S ribosomal protein L29, with protein sequence MATNAEELRNLTPEELNKRHRDANEELFNVRIQVATGQNPNNARVKQLRREIARILTIKKQRDTASGS encoded by the coding sequence ATGGCAACGAACGCGGAAGAACTAAGAAACCTCACGCCCGAGGAACTGAACAAGCGCCATCGTGATGCGAATGAAGAGCTTTTCAATGTCAGAATACAGGTCGCCACTGGACAGAACCCCAACAATGCGAGGGTAAAGCAGCTGAGAAGGGAGATTGCGAGGATACTTACCATAAAAAAACAGCGGGATACGGCTTCGGGGAGTTAA
- the rpsQ gene encoding 30S ribosomal protein S17, with protein sequence MERGKLKTRTGIVVGNKMDKTAVVEVQRIKSHGRYKKQIRTSKRFKVHDERNECNIGDKVTIIESRPHSKTKRWRLGKVVSQAASA encoded by the coding sequence ATGGAAAGAGGAAAGTTAAAGACCAGAACGGGAATTGTGGTAGGTAACAAGATGGACAAGACCGCGGTCGTGGAAGTACAGCGGATCAAAAGTCACGGTCGATATAAAAAGCAGATAAGAACCAGCAAGCGATTTAAGGTCCATGATGAGCGCAACGAGTGCAACATAGGAGACAAGGTCACAATAATAGAGTCAAGGCCCCACAGCAAAACCAAGAGGTGGAGGCTGGGCAAAGTGGTCAGTCAGGCCGCAAGCGCGTAG
- the rplN gene encoding 50S ribosomal protein L14 translates to MIQSSTYLDSADNTGAKRLFCIKVLGGSGRKYARLGDVVVVSVKQAIPKSKVEKGSVYKAVIVRVRKEQRRPDGTYVRFDNNAAVIIDKENEPIGTRVFGPIARELRLKGFMKIISLAPEVV, encoded by the coding sequence ATGATTCAGTCAAGCACATATCTGGACTCGGCGGATAACACAGGGGCCAAAAGGCTTTTCTGCATAAAGGTCCTGGGAGGTTCCGGAAGAAAGTACGCGCGGCTTGGAGATGTTGTTGTGGTTTCGGTCAAGCAGGCAATTCCGAAGTCCAAGGTGGAGAAAGGTTCTGTGTACAAAGCCGTGATAGTAAGGGTGAGGAAGGAACAGAGAAGACCGGATGGTACGTATGTGCGCTTTGATAACAATGCCGCCGTTATAATAGACAAGGAAAACGAACCGATAGGTACGAGGGTTTTCGGACCGATCGCACGTGAACTGAGGCTCAAGGGTTTTATGAAAATTATCTCGCTTGCTCCGGAGGTCGTTTGA
- a CDS encoding 50S ribosomal protein L24 — MSSGKRKFHIRAGDTVYVVAGKEKGKTGKVLRIDRNVEKAFVEKLNIIKRHNRPTQKNPAGGIIEKEAGIHISNLMLYDSESSRPVKIGYRTGEDGKKVRYNRRTGKEI; from the coding sequence ATGTCATCTGGAAAGAGAAAGTTTCACATAAGGGCCGGGGATACGGTTTACGTGGTTGCGGGCAAGGAGAAAGGGAAGACCGGCAAGGTGCTGAGAATTGACAGAAACGTCGAAAAGGCCTTTGTCGAGAAGCTCAATATCATAAAGAGACACAACCGTCCGACGCAGAAAAACCCCGCTGGCGGAATCATCGAGAAAGAGGCCGGAATCCATATCTCGAATCTGATGCTGTACGATTCTGAGAGCAGTCGGCCGGTAAAGATTGGGTATAGAACCGGCGAGGACGGTAAGAAGGTAAGGTACAACAGAAGGACTGGAAAGGAAATCTGA
- the rplE gene encoding 50S ribosomal protein L5, protein MVPRIKTLYKSEVVPALIEKFSYGNTMQVPRLEKIVVNMGLGRLSEAGRQTKVIDEAVSELADITGQRPVITKARKSVAGFKLREGQPIGCMVTLRGERMYEFFDRLVNLALPRVRDFKGLSPRAFDGSGNYTLGIREHLVFPEIDYSKVQYNKGMNISLITTSKTDAEAMELLAGLGVPFANN, encoded by the coding sequence ATGGTTCCGAGAATAAAGACCCTATATAAGAGCGAGGTCGTACCTGCACTGATTGAAAAGTTTTCCTACGGAAACACTATGCAGGTTCCGAGGCTTGAGAAAATAGTAGTGAACATGGGGCTTGGGAGACTTAGTGAAGCCGGGAGACAGACAAAGGTAATAGATGAAGCCGTCTCGGAACTTGCGGATATAACAGGACAAAGGCCGGTGATTACCAAGGCGCGGAAGTCAGTTGCGGGTTTCAAGCTCAGAGAAGGCCAGCCGATAGGCTGCATGGTTACGCTCCGGGGAGAGAGAATGTATGAGTTTTTCGACCGTTTGGTGAACCTCGCCCTTCCAAGAGTCAGGGATTTTAAAGGACTGTCGCCACGGGCTTTTGACGGTTCCGGCAACTATACTCTGGGAATAAGGGAGCACTTGGTTTTTCCTGAAATAGATTACAGCAAGGTTCAGTACAACAAGGGAATGAATATTAGTCTGATTACCACTTCGAAAACCGATGCCGAGGCCATGGAACTTCTTGCCGGTCTCGGAGTGCCGTTTGCGAATAATTAG